The DNA sequence GGTCGGCAAGATTGACTTCAGCCAGGCCGCGAACGCCTCCGACACAAATCGGCAGGTGAATCACCGGCCGCCGTATGGTCCCGCCGGTCTTCAGCTTGATCAGGGCAAACCGCCGGACATCCTGATCATAGCGCACCGTGCGGCCGTTCTTGCCGCGCAAACGAAAGGTCACCCAGTCATCCTTGCCAGATTTTTTGTAGACTTTTACGTCGCGCCCATAGACCGAGGAAGAATCGGCTCCGGTGTCAAGTTTTCCTTTCATTTCAAGGCCTAACTTGCCGACGTGGACATCTTCGACATAGCCCAGAACTGTCATGTCATCGCGCCCGTCACGTTCTGCCTGGGCCGGTCCGGAGACCAGGGCCAGAGCAAGGGCGGCATAGATTGGCAGTCTCAACAGTTTCACGGGGGGACCCCTCCTTCCTGAGCTGTCGCGCGGCTGTCGCCTTAGCATGCGGATGAGTGCGACGATAGACATTCTGCTCGGCGCAGAGAGGCGGCACAAACACCAGATTCATGGCGAAAAAATGGACATAAACTGCCGTGCATTCACCAAGCTGCCCGCCTCCCTTTTGCTGGCATTATTAACCCACACCAGGCTTGGGAGTTCCAGTGGTCACCTTCTTGTTCCCGTCTTCCCGGGAGGCCGTTCAGTTTTTGCGTGCAGCCGTAAATTGCCCCAGAGCCGGCCGCGATCCTTGCCGCTATGAAGGAACTCGCCTCGGGACTGAAGGCAAATCAGGCCGAAACGGGGAAAACCGGCCATGTGTCAACGATGGCGCCGTCCTCATAGACGGCAATGTCGCCGAATTGCAGGAAAACCGCTTCGCTTTGCTGCGGGCGGAGGAAAACAAATTCGTCAGGCTGGATCGACAATTCCGGGCCACCATTCAGCATTTCCTGGTTCGAGGAACGCCCGAATGTTTTGTTGTATTCCAGACCGGGCGGATCGACAGGATGGGCCAGCCAGTGCCCGCCATGAATGAAGACGGTTTTTTTTGAATTGGGATTCCAGGCTGCAGCCGCCCCGCTTGCGAATTCGAGGCCGGGCAGGCGGGTCTTGTCCAGAGACTTGATCACCGGGGTCGCGATAAAGCTGGCGGGCTGGTGAGGCTCCAGAAGCTCTGTGTCAAAATGTGTTGGTTTCACGAGGCAGGACCCCGCAGAAACCTCGTTTGCAATGTCGGTGGACTGGTAATAGCGGTAAGTCGGACTGCCCGCCGCATTCCGGGTCAGGCCTGACATCCGGTCTGCGCCGATCAGGGGGGCCGTCTGTTCCAGAGCAGACGTATAAGTGTTCCACGCACTTTTCAGCGCCTTGTCGCGCCAGCCGAGCGTCGTTGGCAGGGAGGGGATATGCGGTTCGTATCCCATGAATCCGCAAAATTCGAGATTTGGGTCGGCCTCGATTGCTTCAATGGTTGCGCCGAGCTCAGGGCCGGGTTCGAAGCCGCCCCGGTGCAGGCCGACATCAAGTTCAAGCACGATTTTCAGCCTGCGCCCGATATCGGAAGTAAGAGCGGCGTACTGGTCCAGCCGGGCCGGTGTGTCGATCAGCCATTGAATGTTTTCTGCTGCATCGCTGGCATCGGCTGGAAGCGTATCGAAATAATGCCGGGCAGCGTGTACCGGTAGCGGCTTTCCGAGAAGCTGGTCGGCGTCCGGCATATCGATCGACAATTTGGATAGCATGGGCTGGTTGAACGTCATCAGCCGGTTGGTGCCGGAAAGCTCCCGGATGTGGGAAAGAAGTCCGATAGAGGGCAGGGACTTGGCAACGATACGGTACCCCATGCCGGCTGGCAGGTGGGTCTTCAGTGTCCGTATATTGTCCGAGAGGCGCGCTTTATCGATCACCAGAGTCGGCCAGGCAATCCCGGCGCCAGTCAATGCCGCCTGAATGCTGAGGAAGTATGGATCACGTGGTCCGCTGTGATCATGGGGTTTGCTCATCAGGACAGCTCCTCCGGCAGCGACGGCGGCGCCGCCCAAAAACAGGGTGCGGCGCGATAATTCAGGCATCGAAGTTCACTCCGAACAGGTGTGCAAGATGCGGGTTCAGGAACTTCCCTTCCGGATCCAGTGACGCGCGCAGGTCAAGGAAATTCTGGAAGTCCGGATAGAGCGTGATCAATTCTTCTTTTCCGAGGGAATGCAGCTTGCCCCAGTGCGGGCGCCCACCATGGGCACGGTGAATGGGCTCAAGAACAGAGAAGAAATAATTGTAGGGCTCATCCACAGCAGCATGTGTGGCAATCGACATGCGCGGGCCATCATTGAACGGACTTAGCCACGCGTTGTCAGGTGCCGTTATACGCACTTCGACGGGGAAGAAGGTATCGTTCCGGGACTCGAGCGCCGCGATGATCTCGCGCAGGCAAGTCAGGCCATTTTCGAGCGGGATATGGTATTCCATTTCGTTGAACTTGGTCGGACGGGCCGTCGCGAGCAGCTTCCAGTAGGTGTCAGAGCTTTCTTCAATAAGACCTTTGGGAAGGCTTCCAGCGGCGATCCGCTTACGCAGCCAAGCCGACCAGCCGAAGACGTCGCGCAATTGTTTCAGCCCGGCGAGCGTGTCTTCATCCTCGTCCGAGACCCGGCCTGTGACGTTTCCTTCAAAGAGGTCGTGTGAAATCCCGGCGGCATATCCGGTGAAGGGAAAATAGTAGAATTCGAAATTCCGGTGCTGCTGCGAGAGGTCCATGACCTGATCCAGAAGCGTGTCCAGTTTTTCGACCCAGACCCTCCGTTTCAGGTTGTAGGTCGGTACACAGTTCAATGTGTACCGGGTGATGACACCCAGAGCCCCGAGCGATACCTGGCCCGCCATGAACAGGTCCGGGTCTGAGGCAGCGGAGACATCATGGGCCGTGCCATCCGCCTGGACGATCCGGAAGCCTTCGATGTGCGCATGAAGCGGTTGGAGA is a window from the uncultured Hyphomonas sp. genome containing:
- a CDS encoding D-arabinono-1,4-lactone oxidase, with translation MSTTRRAVLLGTAGLAAAVAIPGIQYARWSMKDFSRDGYAPGLPPAPEGEVAWSNWSGIQQSTPKQIAVPATEADLASALAEARRVRPVGSGHSFTGLVPSEHMIVDASRFSGLISADAETRKATIGAGTRIRQAARELDGVGLALQNLPDVDVQTLAGSFSTSTHGTGRTLQPLHAHIEGFRIVQADGTAHDVSAASDPDLFMAGQVSLGALGVITRYTLNCVPTYNLKRRVWVEKLDTLLDQVMDLSQQHRNFEFYYFPFTGYAAGISHDLFEGNVTGRVSDEDEDTLAGLKQLRDVFGWSAWLRKRIAAGSLPKGLIEESSDTYWKLLATARPTKFNEMEYHIPLENGLTCLREIIAALESRNDTFFPVEVRITAPDNAWLSPFNDGPRMSIATHAAVDEPYNYFFSVLEPIHRAHGGRPHWGKLHSLGKEELITLYPDFQNFLDLRASLDPEGKFLNPHLAHLFGVNFDA
- a CDS encoding RimK/LysX family protein, producing the protein MKLLRLPIYAALALALVSGPAQAERDGRDDMTVLGYVEDVHVGKLGLEMKGKLDTGADSSSVYGRDVKVYKKSGKDDWVTFRLRGKNGRTVRYDQDVRRFALIKLKTGGTIRRPVIHLPICVGGVRGLAEVNLADREDFEYDILIGREFLASRVLVDSASTFIADDECSVSERD
- a CDS encoding alanine racemase, translated to MSKPHDHSGPRDPYFLSIQAALTGAGIAWPTLVIDKARLSDNIRTLKTHLPAGMGYRIVAKSLPSIGLLSHIRELSGTNRLMTFNQPMLSKLSIDMPDADQLLGKPLPVHAARHYFDTLPADASDAAENIQWLIDTPARLDQYAALTSDIGRRLKIVLELDVGLHRGGFEPGPELGATIEAIEADPNLEFCGFMGYEPHIPSLPTTLGWRDKALKSAWNTYTSALEQTAPLIGADRMSGLTRNAAGSPTYRYYQSTDIANEVSAGSCLVKPTHFDTELLEPHQPASFIATPVIKSLDKTRLPGLEFASGAAAAWNPNSKKTVFIHGGHWLAHPVDPPGLEYNKTFGRSSNQEMLNGGPELSIQPDEFVFLRPQQSEAVFLQFGDIAVYEDGAIVDTWPVFPVSA